The Pseudomonas fluorescens genome segment TGATTGCCTCAACCTAAATTAGCGCCCGTTGCCGGGCGCCGGGATTACAGTTTCTTGGCTTTCTCGATCGCTTCTTCGATGCCGCCGACCATGTAGAACGCTTGTTCTGGCAGGTGGTCGTAGTCACCGTTGAGGATGCCTTTGAAGCCAGCAATGGTGTCTTTCAGGGAAACGTATTTACCCGAAGCACCGGTGAAGACTTCAGCCACGAAGAACGGCTGCGACAAGAAGCGCTGGATCTTACGAGCACGGTTTACCAACTGCTTGTCGGCTTCCGACAGCTCGTCCATACCCAGGATCGCGATGATGTCCTTCAGTTCTTTGTAACGCTGCAGCACGTACTGAACGCCACGAGCGGTCTCGTAGTGATCGTTGCCGATCACGTTCGGGTCCAGCTGACGCGAAGTCGAGTCCAGTGGGTCTACCGCCGGGTAGATACCCAGGGAAGCGATGTCACGGGACAGAACGACAGTAGCGTCCAGGTGAGCAAACGTGGTCGCTGGCGACGGGTCAGTCAAGTCGTCCGCTGGTACGTATACGGCCTGGATCGAAGTAATCGAACCTTGCTTGGTCGAAGTGATGCGCTCTTGCAGCACGCCCATCTCTTCAGCCAGAGTCGGCTGGTAACCTACTGCCGAAGGCATACGGCCCAGCAGTGCGGATACTTCGGTACCGGCCAGGGTGTAACGATAGATGTTGTCGACGAACAGCAGAACGTCGTTACCTTCGTCACGGAACTTCTCGGCCATGGTCAGGCCGGTCAGCGCTACGCGCAGACGGTTTCCCGGTGGCTCGTTCATCTGACCGTAGACCAGGGCTACCTTGTCGAGAACGTTGGAGTCCTTCATCTCGTGGTAGAAGTCGTTACCCTCACGAGTACGCTCACCCACACCGGCGAACACGGAATAACCGCTGTGCTCGATGGCGATGTTACGGATCAGTTCCATCATGTTTACGGTCTTGCCTACACCGGCACCACCGAACAGACCGACTTTACCGCCCTTGGCGAACGGGCAAACCAGGTCGATAACCTTGATGCCTGTTTCCAGCAGCTCGTTGCCGCCAGCTTGTTCTGCGAAGGAAGGAGCGGCGCGGTGGATACCCCAGCGCTCTTCTTCGCCGATCGGGCCAGCTTCGTCGATCGGGTTGCCCAGTACGTCCATGATCCGGCCCAGAGTCGCTTTACCGACCGGTACGGA includes the following:
- the atpD gene encoding F0F1 ATP synthase subunit beta, with the translated sequence MSSGRIVQIIGAVIDVEFPRDSVPSIYDALKVQGAETTLEVQQQLGDGVVRTIAMGSTEGLKRGLDVNNTGAAISVPVGKATLGRIMDVLGNPIDEAGPIGEEERWGIHRAAPSFAEQAGGNELLETGIKVIDLVCPFAKGGKVGLFGGAGVGKTVNMMELIRNIAIEHSGYSVFAGVGERTREGNDFYHEMKDSNVLDKVALVYGQMNEPPGNRLRVALTGLTMAEKFRDEGNDVLLFVDNIYRYTLAGTEVSALLGRMPSAVGYQPTLAEEMGVLQERITSTKQGSITSIQAVYVPADDLTDPSPATTFAHLDATVVLSRDIASLGIYPAVDPLDSTSRQLDPNVIGNDHYETARGVQYVLQRYKELKDIIAILGMDELSEADKQLVNRARKIQRFLSQPFFVAEVFTGASGKYVSLKDTIAGFKGILNGDYDHLPEQAFYMVGGIEEAIEKAKKL